A region from the Mesorhizobium sp. J8 genome encodes:
- a CDS encoding cupin domain-containing protein — MIEDVSSRRLALLGVVAIVMGLLGMAMVRGNRAAAITGGMDAHIHMMGADAGEGATARPTTTVKPLSCEKLPNVPGHSITTALVEFPPNAYTPRHRHPGSVTAFVIKGALRSQMEGSPAVTYTQGQTWFEAPGAIHTFAENASATEPAELLAIFVAEDDCGPLTIPVPD; from the coding sequence ATGATCGAAGACGTCTCTTCGCGAAGGCTGGCGCTGCTCGGCGTCGTCGCTATCGTCATGGGGCTGCTTGGCATGGCCATGGTCCGGGGCAACAGGGCAGCCGCCATCACTGGCGGGATGGACGCGCATATCCACATGATGGGGGCCGATGCCGGAGAAGGGGCGACGGCGCGTCCGACCACCACGGTGAAGCCGCTTTCCTGCGAAAAGCTGCCGAATGTTCCGGGGCATTCGATCACCACGGCGCTGGTCGAATTCCCGCCCAATGCCTACACGCCGCGGCATCGTCACCCCGGCTCCGTCACGGCCTTCGTCATCAAGGGAGCGCTGCGCTCGCAGATGGAAGGCAGTCCGGCGGTCACCTACACTCAGGGCCAGACCTGGTTCGAAGCGCCGGGCGCGATCCACACCTTCGCCGAGAATGCCAGCGCCACCGAGCCGGCCGAGCTGCTGGCGATCTTCGTCGCGGAAGACGATTGCGGCCCTCTCACCATCCCCGTACCTGACTAA